A region from the Penaeus monodon isolate SGIC_2016 chromosome 17, NSTDA_Pmon_1, whole genome shotgun sequence genome encodes:
- the LOC119583319 gene encoding far upstream element-binding protein 1-like produces MAAKAEKFGVKLVRPLPGNLVAPFLVRGKKYSARAYIEHMELFVYGSKTLRMPIGIPVAVQPLLKAKQAPGIWLQMPSKDEPSESCALVGKDRTQMLKTFEEIQRQLRSLQTAFPAIAPEHYGMAIGKKGDRLKYIHEKYNVRVTVPKDESPITISGKSESVRDAIKELEELVQQDVPKQHVFLPVNILPEDLGVAIGKGGSQSSKVQEEFGVKLYTRCNKHPQSPLVVAGPLEEAQKAVAYIEQYVAERRCHNEERAEKQRRREEVMGTFPVNVESHQIGRVIGKGGFRISYIASRYSVKIQFPERNKKDSAVLVTDLKEDAQAAAAVLELMANRKLLPEHILVPLRISREDNLIVLGPEGCRAARIEREFGVRLVRPVISMPLMVEGDVEAVTSAAAFV; encoded by the coding sequence atggccgcgaaGGCCGAGAAGTTCGGCGTGAAGCTAGTCAGGCCTCTTCCCGGCAACCTCGTGGCGCCCTTCTTGGTGAGAGGCAAGAAGTATTCCGCCCGCGCTTACATCGAGCACATGGAGCTCTTCGTTTACGGTAGTAAGACCTTGCGGATGCCCATCGGCATCCCAGTGGCCGTGCAGCCCCTGCTGAAGGCCAAGCAGGCCCCCGGCATCTGGCTCCAGATGCCGTCCAAGGATGAGCCTTCGGAGTCTTGCGCACTCGTCGGCAAGGACCGCACGCAGATGCTCAAGACGTTCGAGGAAATCCAGCGGCAACTTCGCAGCCTACAGACGGCCTTCCCCGCCATCGCGCCCGAGCACTACGGCATGGCCATCGGCAAGAAAGGCGACCGGCTTAAGTACATCCACGAGAAGTACAACGTACGCGTCACCGTTCCCAAGGATGAGTCGCCCATTACTATCTCGGGCAAGTCCGAAAGTGTGCGCGACGCCATCAAGGAGCTGGAGGAGCTCGTGCAGCAAGACGTACCCAAGCAGCACGTGTTTCTCCCGGTGAATATCCTTCCCGAAGACCTCGGCGTCGCCATCGGAAAGGGTGGAAGCCAATCCTCCAAGGTCCAGGAGGAGTTCGGGGTCAAGCTCTACACCAGATGCAACAAACACCCTCAGAGCCCGCTGGTGGTCGCAGGGCCTCTGGAAGAAGCCCAGAAGGCCGTGGCCTACATCGAGCAGTATGTTGCCGAGAGGCGCTGCCATAATGAGGAGCGTGCCGAGAAGCAGCGCCGCCGAGAGGAGGTGATGGGCACCTTCCCCGTCAACGTCGAGTCCCACCAGATCGGCAGAGTCATCGGTAAGGGCGGTTTCCGCATCAGTTACATCGCCTCGAGGTACAGCGTCAAGATCCAGTTCCCTGAGCGGAACAAGAAAGACAGCGCGGTCTTGGTCACGGACCTGAAGGAGGACGCCCAGGCTGCCGCCGCCGTGCTCGAGCTCATGGCCAACCGCAAGCTGTTGCCCGAGCACATCCTGGTGCCGCTCCGGATCAGTCGCGAGGACAACCTCATCGTGCTCGGCCCCGAGGGCTGCAGGGCCGCCAGGATCGAGCGGGAATTCGGCGTCAGGCTTGTAAGGCCCGTCATCAGCATGCCTCTGATGGTCGAGGGCGACGTCGAGGCCGTGACTAGTGCCGCGGCCTTCGTCTAG